The Bacillaceae bacterium IKA-2 DNA window CCAATTACGTCTTCTAAGGGAAGGTCTAAATATTTATCAGGCTGCAACAAACTTATTCCTCCTCAGTTAACGTCAAATTTTCATTTTCTAAAATATTCGTTTCTTCATCTAAACCAAAAGCAACATTATCTTCAATCCACTTACGTCGTGGCTCAACTTTGTCGCCCATTAATGTTGTGATACGGCGTTCTGCTTTAGCAACGTCGTCTAGTCTGACACGAATAAGTGTTCTTGTATCAGGATCCATCGTTGTTTCCCATAGTTGGATAGCATCCATTTCACCTAAACCTTTATAACGTTGAATAATGTAGCCTTTTCCTACTTTTTTCATGGCATCTTTTAAACCTAGCTCGTCCCACGCATATTCAACAATTGCTTTTTTTCCAGAGCCTTTGCTCGCTTTATATAGCGGTGGCAGAGCAATATAAACTTTTCCTGCCTCGATAAGAGGACGCATATAACGATAAAAGAACGTCAGGATTAGAACTTGAATATGAGCTCCATCAGTATCTGCATCAGTCATAATAATCACTTTGTCATAATTAATATCTTCTATATTAAAATCAGCACCGACACCTGCACCAATCGCATAAATAATCGTCCTGATTTCTTCATTTTTCATAATATCAGCAAGCTTAGCTTTTTCTGTGTTAATAACTTTTCCTCGCAGTGGCAGGATTGCCTGAAACTTGCGGTCACGCCCTTGTTTTGCTGATCCACCTGCAGAATCTCCCTCAACAAGATATAGCTCATTACGGCTTGGGTTTTTCGACTGAGCCGGTGTCAGTTTTCCGCTTAATAAAGCATCTTTTCGCTTCGAGTTCTTACCACTACGAGCGTCATCACGTGCTTTTCTTGCTGCTTCACGAGCTTGAGTCGCTTTAACTGCTTTTTTAATTAGGAGCGAACTAATATCAGGGTTCTCTTCTAAAAAGAACGAGAGTTGCTCACTAACTACTGCATCGACTGCTGAGCGCGCTTCTGGTGTTCCTAACTTTCCTTTTGTTTGACCTTCAAACTGCAACTTTTCTTCAGGTACTCTGACAGACACAATTGCTGTAAAACCTTCACGAATATCAGATCCGTCTAGATTTTTATCTTTTTCACGAAGCATCGCTGTTTTACGTGCATAGTCATTCATAACTCTTGTCACAGCAGATTTCGCACCTAATTCGTGAGTTCCACCGTCTTTTGTGCGAACATTATTGACAAAAGATAGCACATTTTCTGTATAGGCATCGTTAAATTGAAATGCTAACTCAACTTCGATCGCTTGGTTTTTTCCTTGAAAAAATGCAACCGGATGTAATGTTTCTTTTTCCTCATTCAAATATTCGACAAACGCTTCAATTCCATTTTCATAATGAAATACTTCAAGCTTATCTCCTTTTCCGGCACGAGTATCTTTCAATTCGATAACTAAACCTTTTAACAGAAATGCCGCTTCTCTCAATCGCTCCGTTAACGTATCAAAATTATAAATTGTTGTATTAAAAATAGTCGTGTCTGGTTTAAAGTGAATTGTCGTACCTGTTTTTCGTGTTGTTCCAATTTTTTCAAGGGTCGTAACTGCTTTACCGCCATTTTCAAACCGTTGCTTAAACACAAATCCATCTCGTTTAATGATTACCTCGAGCCACTCAGATAATGCGTTTACAACTGAGGCACCAACACCATGCAAACCACCGCTTGTTGAATAGCCGCCTTGGCCAAATTTTCCACCAGCATGAAGAACCGTTAAAATAACTTCAGGAGTAGGTTTTCCCATTTTATGCATTCCTGTTGGCATTCCTCGACCTGAATCCTCAATACTAATACTTTCGTCCTTATGTATTGTAACTTTAATGTCGTTTCCGAATCCAGCCAATGCCTCATCCACAGAGTTATCGACAATTTCATAGACAAGGTGATGTAAACCTTTTGAGTCTGTACTTCCGATATACATGCCTGGTCGTTTTCTGACGGCTTCTAGCCCTTCTAGAACTTGAATGGCATCATCGTTGTAATCAAATATTGCTTTAGTAGCCAAATTAATAGACTCCCTTCAGTAAAAAATTTTATTTCACTATACTAGAGTGAATTTCATAATACCAATAAACTAGCCGCATCAAGCTAAGTCTAGTTGCGAACTGTTTAACTCAACTATTCTTTTGTCTTAGTAACTTGAACCAACATTATGAAATTCATTAAATAGCAGTTTATATTAAGTAACTATAATACGAACGAATGTTTTGTTGCAAGGATAATTTATAATTTGTCTAGTTCAAGCATCTAATTTCTAGAATGGTTATGTCTAGTTCAACTGCACAATCGTCGATTTTACACCTTGTAATTTTCTTACTCACAATTCCAACACATACTTCCTTATTTACAATAGCCTTTAAATCCTTATATTTCAAGCGTGTTTTCAACTTAAACAAAAAAAAACCTCTTAATTACTA harbors:
- the parE gene encoding DNA topoisomerase IV subunit B yields the protein MATKAIFDYNDDAIQVLEGLEAVRKRPGMYIGSTDSKGLHHLVYEIVDNSVDEALAGFGNDIKVTIHKDESISIEDSGRGMPTGMHKMGKPTPEVILTVLHAGGKFGQGGYSTSGGLHGVGASVVNALSEWLEVIIKRDGFVFKQRFENGGKAVTTLEKIGTTRKTGTTIHFKPDTTIFNTTIYNFDTLTERLREAAFLLKGLVIELKDTRAGKGDKLEVFHYENGIEAFVEYLNEEKETLHPVAFFQGKNQAIEVELAFQFNDAYTENVLSFVNNVRTKDGGTHELGAKSAVTRVMNDYARKTAMLREKDKNLDGSDIREGFTAIVSVRVPEEKLQFEGQTKGKLGTPEARSAVDAVVSEQLSFFLEENPDISSLLIKKAVKATQAREAARKARDDARSGKNSKRKDALLSGKLTPAQSKNPSRNELYLVEGDSAGGSAKQGRDRKFQAILPLRGKVINTEKAKLADIMKNEEIRTIIYAIGAGVGADFNIEDINYDKVIIMTDADTDGAHIQVLILTFFYRYMRPLIEAGKVYIALPPLYKASKGSGKKAIVEYAWDELGLKDAMKKVGKGYIIQRYKGLGEMDAIQLWETTMDPDTRTLIRVRLDDVAKAERRITTLMGDKVEPRRKWIEDNVAFGLDEETNILENENLTLTEEE